The genomic window CTGGTCGAGGCGTCTCGCACTTTGGGCAAGTCTGATTTGCACACCTTATTTCGTGTCCTGCTACCGAATATCAAATCATCTGTGCTGGCAGGTATAGTCATGACCTTTGCTCACACCATAGGTGAATTTGGTGTCGTCTTGATGATAGGTGGCAATATCCCTGGTGTGACAAAAGTGGCTTCCATCGCGATTTACGATGAAGTCGAGAGCCTAAATTATGCCGCTGCGCATACTTACGCACTGCTGTTATCGCTCATCAGCTTCGCGGTCTTGCTGCTGGTTTATACCAATAATCGGCGCGCCGCCCTGCCGCTAACGCGCAATTGAATACCTCACGCACATGCTAGAACTTGATCTGCAAAAAAATCTGCGTAGCAACTCCTCTTCGATAGAGATCGCGGTCAGCTTTACCGCAGAGTCGCATGATTTCGTGTCTTTGTTCGGGCCCTCCGGCGCCGGTAAAACCACGCTGTTGCGCATGCTGGCTGGCTTGACACAGCCGGATCAAGGGCGACTGGTGCTTGATGGCGTGACCTGGTTTGACTCGGCAAAAAAAATTAATCTAACGCCGCAGCAACGCTCTATAGGCTTGGTATTCCAAGACTACGCACTGTTTCCGAATATGAACGTCAGGGACAATGTTACCTATGGCGCGCAAAAAAATCAGGGTGCATGGATAGACCATTTATTGCAGCTAACAGGCTTAAACGAATTTAAAAATAGCTTGCCTAGCACCCTCTCGGGCGGCCAAAAGCAAAGAGTCGCGCTGGCGCGCGCCCTAGCACGCAAACCCAAGCTCTTGCTACTGGATGAGCCCTTGTCAGCACTCGATGGCAGCTTGCGCTCACAATTGCAAGACGAGTTACTGCAACTACATCAGGAGTGCCGACTGACCAGCATCTTGGTTAGTCACGACATAGGCGAGGTTTTTAAACTTTCGCAATGCGTGCATCAGATGGAAATGGGCAAAATTATTAAGTCAGGCACTCCGGCACAAGTCTTTTTACAGCAACGACTATCCGGCAAACTCAATCTGCGCGCGCAAGTGCTGGCAATCCGTAGGGAAGAAGTGATCTACGTACTATCGCTATTAATCGCTCAGGATATCGTAGAGATTATTGCGGGAGAAGATGAGATAAAGGGCTTGAAGGTGGGAGATCAGATTGCGATCTCAAGCAAGGCTTTCAGCCCTTTGATTTTCAGGCTATAAAATTATGGCGCATTCGAACTGCAATGCGCCATAAATATACACAAACACACAAAATTAAAGCGCAGCCTATTCCGGTGTCAGGCCCATTACGTGCGAGAAACCGCCATCGACATAGGTAATTTCACCAGTGATACCGCTGGCCAAAGGTGACAACAAGAAAGCGGCAGTATTCCCCACTTCTTCTATCGTCACATTGCGGCGCAAGGGAGCATGTTCAGCCACGAAGCCGAGTAATTTACTGAAATCCTTGATGCCGCTAGCCGCCAGAGTCTTGATAGGACCGGCTGAAACGCCATTCACACGTATGCCTTTTTTGCCCAGGTTTTCTGCCAGATAGCGTACTGAAGCCTCTAAGGACGCTTTAGCCAAGCCCATGGTGTTGTAATAAGGTATCGCACGTATCGCTCCCAGATAGGACAACGTCAAAACAGAAGAACCTTCGTGCAACAGCGGCAATGCCGCTTTCGTCATCGCCGGGAAGCTATAAGCTGAAATATCGTGAGCGACTTTAAATGCTTCGCGTGAGAAGCCATCGAGGAAATCACCGGCAATCGCTTCGCGTGGAGCGAAACCAATTGCATGCACCAAGCCATCCAGGCGATCCCAATGTTTGGCCAGATCGGTAAACACCGCATCGATTTGTTCATCGCTACTGACGTCACAATCAAAAATCAAGTCGCTGCCGAACTCTTTGGCGAAATCAGTAATTCTGTCTTTAAAACGCTCGCCCACATAAGTGAAAGCCAATTCAGCGCCTTCGCGCTTACAGGCCTGTGCGATGCCATAAGCGATAGAACGGTTTGACAACAAACCGGTGATCAGAATTTTTTTGCCTTGCAGAAATGCCATGGTAACTCCAGGTATTAGCGCAGTACTGGTGCGGCTTACAGGCCAAAAAGCCTTGAAGAACCGCATGGATACTGCGCTAAGGGTTTTATACTTATTTTATACAGTGTGCATCTACTCTATTTAAACAGGTTCTGCGCTAGAACAAGCCTTTAGAGCGTTTACTCACTATTTACTCAATAGGGCGGAATTGTAGTTGTTCGCGCTTAAACGGGCAAATATTAATTCTATTTTTGCCACAACAAGAATGCGAAAACCTAGCTAAGTAGCCGCCAAACTATTTCTTTTTGCTGCCGAGGCGACTCTCTTTACCCTGCATAAGATTACCGATATTGCTGGAATGACGATACACCAGCAAGGCACTCATGATAAAAATAGCGAGTAATTTCGGGTCTGGGCCGAACAACAAGCCATAATAAAACGGCGCGAAAATGGCCGCGATCAAAGCGCCTAAGGACGAATAACGGAAGGCATACACCACCACGATCCAGGTAATCAGCGTGGCCAAGCCCAACCAGGGATTTATCCCAAGCAAGACGCCGAGCGCAGTAGCGACGCCCTTGCCGCCCACAAATTTAAAGAATATTGGCCATAAGTGTCCCAAAAACACGGCTAGCGTCACCAAGGCTACCGCAGTATCACCCAAGCCAAACTGTGTACCAAATTGCACCGTCAACCACACCGCCAACCAACCTTTCGCACCGTCACCTAGCAAAGTGAGCACGGCTGCCGCCTTATTCCCACTGCGCAGCACATTGGTAGCACCCGGATTTTTGGAGCCATAAGTACGCGGGTCAGACAAGCGAAACAACTTGCTGACTACCACAGCGAATGAAATTGATCCCAATAAATAGGCTGCCAACATTGCCAGTAAAGTATTCATCTCTATTTTCCTAGTTTCTTATTTCTAGATTGTTTGTTTTATTTAATTTGATTTACTTTTATTTACTTGTTTCCGACAAGCAAAATATTTTATATCAACTAGTCATCCAAAGCACACTCAACAGCTTGCGCTTTCAGTAGCTCCGTCAGGAGTGCAGGATTGATTCCTAACAAATAGCCGCGCTTGCCGCCATTGATATAAATTTTATCCAGCAGAAGAATACCCTGTTCAACATACACAGGCATGGCTTTTTTTGTCGCGAAGGGTGAGGTGCCACCGACCATGTAGCCGGAATGGCGTTGCGCCACCTCGGGCTTACATGGCTCTACCGATTTGCAGCCTATTTGTCGTGCCAGATTTTTGGTCGACACTTTGCAGTCACCATGCATCAGAACAATCAAAGGCTTGGCTAATTCATCCTGCATCACCAGGGTTTTGACAACGCTATGTTCATCCACCCCTAATTCACGGGCCGACACCGTGGTGCCGCCATGTTCTTCATAAGTGTAAGGGTGTTCACTAAATACAGCGGCTTGCTTACGCAAAAACTGGGTCGCCGGTGTTTCTGATACATGTTCTTTTTTAGCCAAAACGTTTCCTTCATGTCATAAGCAGGTCATATCCGAATTATATCGTTATGCTTTTATCCACAACGAGAAATTTCATGCAAATTCCACGTCATGCAGCTTTGCTTTTGGTTTGCTCCGCCAGTGTTTTAATCGCAGCCTGCGGCAGCAGCGATGCACCTAGCGCATTGCCAACTTTAAACGGTGAAAAACCTCTCGTGGTGGCACATCGTGGTGCCTCTGGTTACATCCCTGAAGAAACCTACGAAGCCTATGTCAAAGCCATAGAGCTAGGCGCTGATGCGATCGAGCCGGACCTAGTGTCGACTAAAGACGGCGTGCTGATCGCCAGACACGATCCTAATCTTGCCGGCAGTACCGACGTCGCCAATCACCCAGAGTTTGCCTCGCGCAAAAAAACGCTGAGTGTCGACGGAGAATCACAAACCGGCTGGTTTGCCAGCGACTTTACTTTTGCTGAAATCAAAACTTTGGGCGGCATTTCCACCGATGCCGAACGGCCACAGCAATTTAACGGGCTCTACAAATTGGTCAGCTTTCAAGAGATCATCGATCTGGTCAAAGCCAAATCAAAAGAAACTGGACGCACGATTTCGGTCTATCCAGAAACTAAAAACCCTAGTTATCATCGCGCCCTCGGTCTGCCTTTGGAAGACAAACTGATCGCGATTATCAATCAAGCCGGCTGGAACGATAAGAGCGCACCTATCTTCGTGCAATCCTTCGAGCCAGGCAGTCTGAAAGAAATGCGCGCCAAAGGTTTAAAAACAAAATTAATCCAACTGATTGATGCCGATGACGTCGATCTTAAAACAGGTAAATTGACCTACGCTGCGCCTTACGACCGGCCTGTAGACTGGGCCTTGGCGGGCGATAAACGTATGTTCTCCGATATGGTGACACCAGCAGGTCTGGCCGAAATCAAAACCTACG from Undibacterium parvum includes these protein-coding regions:
- a CDS encoding ABC transporter ATP-binding protein, which translates into the protein MLELDLQKNLRSNSSSIEIAVSFTAESHDFVSLFGPSGAGKTTLLRMLAGLTQPDQGRLVLDGVTWFDSAKKINLTPQQRSIGLVFQDYALFPNMNVRDNVTYGAQKNQGAWIDHLLQLTGLNEFKNSLPSTLSGGQKQRVALARALARKPKLLLLDEPLSALDGSLRSQLQDELLQLHQECRLTSILVSHDIGEVFKLSQCVHQMEMGKIIKSGTPAQVFLQQRLSGKLNLRAQVLAIRREEVIYVLSLLIAQDIVEIIAGEDEIKGLKVGDQIAISSKAFSPLIFRL
- a CDS encoding glycerophosphodiester phosphodiesterase; translation: MQIPRHAALLLVCSASVLIAACGSSDAPSALPTLNGEKPLVVAHRGASGYIPEETYEAYVKAIELGADAIEPDLVSTKDGVLIARHDPNLAGSTDVANHPEFASRKKTLSVDGESQTGWFASDFTFAEIKTLGGISTDAERPQQFNGLYKLVSFQEIIDLVKAKSKETGRTISVYPETKNPSYHRALGLPLEDKLIAIINQAGWNDKSAPIFVQSFEPGSLKEMRAKGLKTKLIQLIDADDVDLKTGKLTYAAPYDRPVDWALAGDKRMFSDMVTPAGLAEIKTYADGIGPWKRYIVSVKGTVGADGKIVDINGDGKINDADTTTMEPTSLVADAHKAGLMLHPYTFRNEKRRLASNYKGDPKEEYKQFFRLGVDGIFTDFTDTALAARAEYLKETGR
- the plsY gene encoding glycerol-3-phosphate 1-O-acyltransferase PlsY is translated as MNTLLAMLAAYLLGSISFAVVVSKLFRLSDPRTYGSKNPGATNVLRSGNKAAAVLTLLGDGAKGWLAVWLTVQFGTQFGLGDTAVALVTLAVFLGHLWPIFFKFVGGKGVATALGVLLGINPWLGLATLITWIVVVYAFRYSSLGALIAAIFAPFYYGLLFGPDPKLLAIFIMSALLVYRHSSNIGNLMQGKESRLGSKKK
- a CDS encoding aminoacyl-tRNA deacylase, with translation MAKKEHVSETPATQFLRKQAAVFSEHPYTYEEHGGTTVSARELGVDEHSVVKTLVMQDELAKPLIVLMHGDCKVSTKNLARQIGCKSVEPCKPEVAQRHSGYMVGGTSPFATKKAMPVYVEQGILLLDKIYINGGKRGYLLGINPALLTELLKAQAVECALDD
- the fabI gene encoding enoyl-ACP reductase FabI, with the protein product MAFLQGKKILITGLLSNRSIAYGIAQACKREGAELAFTYVGERFKDRITDFAKEFGSDLIFDCDVSSDEQIDAVFTDLAKHWDRLDGLVHAIGFAPREAIAGDFLDGFSREAFKVAHDISAYSFPAMTKAALPLLHEGSSVLTLSYLGAIRAIPYYNTMGLAKASLEASVRYLAENLGKKGIRVNGVSAGPIKTLAASGIKDFSKLLGFVAEHAPLRRNVTIEEVGNTAAFLLSPLASGITGEITYVDGGFSHVMGLTPE